A single window of Marivivens aquimaris DNA harbors:
- a CDS encoding C-terminal helicase domain-containing protein has protein sequence MTYIADEHLALLKPFQKATVEYVFRRLFTDPSPTDQFLVADEVGLGKTMVARGVIAKTIEQLQGKVDRVDIVYICSNQAIAEQNIKSLNVVGSATKPLNTRLTLLPLEIEKEGGIASRPINLISLTPGTALDLKSSLGTAPERALIFEMLRARIGLRHRGIQRVFRGGVSEENWRGWTTWIRGERISQDIADKFNRVVDDKFIERLREAADLARRHKHPTYPDDQRLAAMIGELRRMLAKICVDALTPDLIILDEFQRFAELLHDHDDEVAPEKAAAAELARALFSYNGEDGSKARLLLLSATPYRMLTLSSDAPEEGEHYDDFLRTMRFLFGDVEGPARVRELKSELAKFRRSLQSMPSARAIAIEQRDRLHGILSRVIARTERVDSTEDRNSLVQEVIPEIAIDTDDLREAKAVARVAELVGAPSIIEYWKSAPYLLNFMRGYKLRDRLQALKPNPAAALRKAIREASPHFISKKQIEDYAELPFRNGRMRALADLAFNEALDRSLWIPPSRPSFGMPKSGTKALVFSDWSMVPDAIAALLSHEASRRMGMSPDLVSRTSRPIGVDELMPMLYPSPSLAALVDPLVLERRFGRAESYEILHAQACIALREQLAVDAIAELAQSNDRVLALALDRTLGREVRWSRVGVVDHDGHDEHGAMARTIATLREALQADERQGEIDPDTVVEKLASFALGSPAICALRALSRLCPELAVDDPELISASIGIALGFRSLYNQPETRALLAETSPLNYWRDIIKHAAQSDLPAVLDEYLQLVLETERAEKLAPKDRAKVIASSVIAVVALRPAQITLDHWSTKAGRLYEQTFEVRARFAMRFATKAEEEKGVRRTSAVQAAFKSPFRPFVLASTSIGQEGLDFHPYCSRIVHWNLPRNPVDIEQREGRVHRYKNHAVRRNVATAFSATPLTAQTNQSPWVSIFEAGQDCELSNGRPGDIIPYWVYPGDHKIERIVLIPPFSREKERYKDLIKSLATYRLAFGQPRQDELISLFLGMDEFVQDLSELQISLKPG, from the coding sequence GTGACCTATATTGCTGACGAACACCTTGCGTTGTTGAAACCGTTTCAGAAAGCGACCGTAGAATACGTTTTTCGAAGACTATTTACAGATCCGTCCCCGACAGATCAGTTCTTAGTCGCTGACGAAGTCGGGCTGGGCAAAACCATGGTTGCCCGCGGTGTGATTGCAAAGACCATCGAACAACTGCAGGGCAAAGTCGATCGCGTCGACATCGTCTACATCTGTTCCAATCAGGCTATTGCTGAACAGAACATCAAGTCGCTCAATGTGGTGGGCTCTGCAACCAAACCTCTGAACACCCGCCTTACGCTGTTGCCGCTTGAGATCGAGAAGGAAGGCGGTATTGCTTCCCGACCCATAAATTTGATCAGCCTCACCCCTGGAACTGCATTAGACCTCAAGTCTTCCCTTGGAACTGCGCCTGAACGGGCGCTGATCTTTGAAATGCTGCGTGCGCGGATAGGTTTGCGCCATCGCGGCATCCAACGAGTGTTCCGTGGCGGCGTTTCTGAGGAGAACTGGCGGGGCTGGACGACATGGATCCGGGGTGAACGGATCTCGCAAGACATCGCTGATAAGTTCAACCGGGTAGTTGATGATAAATTCATAGAAAGGCTTCGTGAGGCGGCGGACCTTGCCAGGCGGCACAAGCATCCCACTTATCCCGACGACCAACGCCTTGCCGCGATGATCGGTGAGCTGCGACGAATGCTTGCGAAGATCTGTGTGGATGCTTTGACACCGGATCTCATCATTCTCGACGAGTTCCAGCGCTTCGCTGAACTCCTGCACGATCATGATGACGAGGTCGCGCCTGAAAAGGCAGCGGCTGCTGAATTGGCGCGAGCATTGTTTTCATACAATGGGGAGGATGGATCGAAGGCGAGGCTCCTACTTCTGTCCGCCACGCCTTATCGCATGCTAACGCTTAGTAGCGATGCACCAGAAGAGGGCGAACACTACGACGACTTTTTAAGGACGATGCGCTTCCTTTTCGGCGATGTTGAAGGTCCGGCGCGTGTACGGGAATTGAAAAGCGAACTTGCCAAGTTCAGGCGATCGCTCCAGTCGATGCCGAGTGCTCGAGCGATAGCAATAGAGCAACGGGATAGATTACATGGTATCCTGAGCCGGGTCATTGCCCGCACTGAGCGCGTCGATTCTACCGAAGATCGTAATTCTCTCGTCCAAGAAGTCATACCCGAAATAGCTATCGACACCGATGATCTGCGAGAGGCGAAAGCAGTAGCAAGAGTGGCAGAACTCGTTGGGGCCCCCAGCATCATCGAGTATTGGAAATCGGCGCCTTATCTGCTGAACTTCATGCGGGGGTACAAGCTACGCGATCGGCTTCAAGCGTTGAAACCAAATCCGGCTGCCGCGCTGCGCAAGGCAATTCGAGAGGCCTCCCCGCACTTCATCAGCAAAAAACAGATTGAAGATTATGCCGAGCTACCATTTCGCAACGGGAGGATGCGTGCTCTTGCGGATCTGGCGTTCAATGAGGCGCTTGATCGATCGCTCTGGATCCCGCCGTCGCGCCCCTCATTCGGCATGCCAAAGTCGGGTACCAAGGCGTTGGTATTCTCAGATTGGTCGATGGTGCCGGATGCGATCGCTGCTTTGCTGTCGCACGAGGCGAGCCGCCGAATGGGTATGTCGCCGGACCTTGTCAGCAGGACTAGTAGGCCAATTGGTGTCGATGAACTTATGCCAATGCTTTACCCGTCGCCCTCCTTGGCGGCACTTGTTGATCCTCTCGTGTTGGAGCGGCGGTTCGGCCGAGCTGAAAGCTATGAGATTTTGCACGCTCAGGCCTGCATAGCTCTGCGTGAGCAGCTTGCGGTGGATGCAATCGCAGAACTCGCTCAATCGAACGACCGCGTCCTGGCGCTCGCACTTGACAGAACGCTCGGGCGCGAAGTGCGATGGTCCAGAGTCGGAGTCGTCGACCATGATGGTCACGATGAACATGGAGCAATGGCTCGAACGATCGCCACACTTCGAGAGGCACTCCAAGCTGATGAGCGGCAGGGTGAAATCGACCCTGACACAGTTGTCGAAAAGCTAGCCAGCTTTGCGCTTGGCTCGCCTGCGATATGTGCACTTCGAGCTCTTTCGAGACTTTGCCCGGAGCTCGCCGTAGACGACCCGGAATTGATCAGCGCATCAATCGGGATCGCACTCGGTTTTCGTAGCCTATATAATCAACCTGAAACCCGCGCATTGCTGGCTGAAACCTCGCCTCTAAATTATTGGCGCGACATCATAAAGCACGCCGCGCAAAGCGACCTTCCTGCGGTTCTGGACGAATATCTTCAACTCGTCCTGGAAACCGAACGCGCCGAAAAATTAGCTCCGAAGGATCGTGCGAAGGTCATCGCTTCAAGCGTAATTGCTGTGGTCGCCTTGCGCCCTGCACAGATCACATTGGACCACTGGTCGACAAAAGCGGGGCGTCTGTATGAACAGACATTCGAAGTGCGTGCCCGTTTCGCCATGCGTTTTGCAACAAAAGCTGAGGAAGAAAAGGGGGTACGCCGAACATCCGCAGTCCAGGCGGCCTTTAAGTCGCCGTTCAGGCCGTTTGTTCTCGCTTCCACATCAATTGGACAGGAAGGATTGGATTTTCATCCCTACTGCTCTCGGATCGTGCATTGGAATCTCCCTCGGAATCCTGTTGATATTGAGCAGCGCGAAGGTCGGGTCCACCGCTACAAGAACCATGCAGTTCGGCGCAATGTCGCCACTGCTTTTTCCGCAACTCCGCTTACGGCGCAGACCAATCAATCACCATGGGTCTCCATTTTTGAGGCCGGGCAAGATTGTGAGCTTTCAAATGGTCGCCCGGGAGACATCATTCCGTACTGGGTCTACCCAGGTGATCACAAGATTGAGCGGATCGTCCTCATCCCGCCATTCAGCCGCGAGAAGGAGCGCTACAAGGATCTTATCAAATCTTTGGCCACTTACCGGCTGGCCTTTGGCCAGCCGCGCCAAGATGAGTTGATCAGCCTCTTCTTGGGTATGGACGAATTTGTCCAAGATCTATCGGAGCTTCAGATATCGCTAAAGCCAGGCTGA
- a CDS encoding UvrD-helicase domain-containing protein: protein MDGADSDRGLVIVPAGAGAGKTHRIKTQLSDWVKRKIVRPERILAVTFTEAAAGELRERIRAGLLADGLVTEAMAVERAYVSTIHGLGLRLLTEHALAAGASLQPRHLGDAERELLIRQALAHAKSLDPIKAEPERFGYQPNWQKGETVEDSLRGRVLSMIDLLRGLGDKGRDPGLIAPALTRLDEIYGKVIADPTAARDALAKAVATMLTAFPVGGMDGVTAKGPRETLENNLALFRRVERDPAMLDRDWSLWQSLRSLFTSNSRTKTPEGYDDLALAIMQAAEVLPSHPGPLADAKLHFQCLIACAQEVMEAYETRKKALGLIDYADMIAGAERLLRTDPTVRQAVLDEIDCVIIDEFQDTNPVQFALLWQLGARAPRTLLVGDVKQSIMGFQGADPRLSQALAAANPDATQPLDRNWRSTPAVMDFVNAMGAGLFGAGYNPLAPTRDPVSGPALEVLNIVKGRGVRKYSKPQEHVAERIAQILQVGETITDRQSKTRRNVRPSDIALLVCRHATAARYAEELRARGVPVRIAEDGWATSPVVQAARAALSYAANPSDTNAALVLRTLGPDPLSLQAAMQAQIQGRLEDDPVLLRLAALSDRLARLPISDAVDLVINASGLRIWADRQPDPAQARADLLRLEAEANDFESAHRDLKAAAGFHGESAKVFLGWLDARASERDFDRRPDPAANSAEAVEIVTWHASKGREWPITVVAEFDHGIEDWPGSTATRFTALHEIDDMDAVLASAALIHTSGFAAPEAERRFIEDRRPDFEANAKNLLYVAMTRARDRLVLEWPGFLKERDEEAPEAKCLFHVFTDACAPQIGGDTLRIGGIECPAIIRQLPEHAGFTAYSEAENTDTPRLGRDTPLPAVDLTPWRLQPSQATTALSAPESQGIKLGTPWSRTVSDAARGTAIHLALRTCLTRPDLSESLPAATGLDDTTLELVAERATVLNAWLAADGYTDLLCEIPLLGRTKEGAEIPGMIDLLAVGPKGCLLIDHKTGGAGEGFGLYWPQLSSYAALVERLFPQHPLQGVAAFWVDHGLLELAKPQYLGEESDLTVSC from the coding sequence ATGGACGGAGCAGATTCAGACCGAGGGTTGGTCATCGTTCCCGCCGGCGCGGGCGCGGGAAAAACCCATCGTATCAAGACCCAGCTTTCTGACTGGGTGAAGCGCAAGATCGTACGACCCGAACGCATCCTTGCGGTGACCTTTACCGAAGCCGCTGCGGGCGAATTGCGCGAACGTATCCGGGCGGGTCTTCTGGCGGACGGGCTGGTCACCGAGGCTATGGCCGTGGAGCGCGCATATGTCTCTACCATCCATGGCTTGGGCCTGCGTTTATTGACGGAACATGCGCTGGCAGCAGGTGCATCGCTGCAACCCCGTCACCTTGGCGATGCTGAACGCGAGCTGCTGATCCGGCAGGCGCTGGCCCATGCGAAATCGCTTGATCCTATCAAGGCTGAACCCGAGCGGTTCGGATATCAGCCCAACTGGCAAAAAGGCGAAACGGTCGAAGATTCACTACGGGGCCGGGTTCTGTCGATGATCGACCTGTTACGGGGGCTCGGCGACAAAGGCCGTGATCCCGGGCTGATCGCACCCGCATTAACGCGGCTCGATGAAATTTACGGCAAGGTGATCGCAGACCCCACAGCCGCCCGTGATGCGTTGGCGAAGGCGGTTGCTACCATGCTCACGGCCTTTCCGGTCGGTGGCATGGACGGCGTCACAGCCAAGGGCCCCCGCGAGACGCTGGAAAACAATCTGGCCCTGTTTCGCCGTGTCGAACGTGATCCGGCGATGCTGGATCGGGACTGGAGCCTTTGGCAGTCCCTGCGCAGTCTCTTCACTTCGAACAGCCGTACGAAAACGCCAGAGGGCTACGATGACCTTGCTCTTGCGATCATGCAGGCTGCCGAGGTGCTGCCTTCACATCCCGGCCCATTGGCCGATGCGAAGCTGCACTTTCAGTGCCTGATCGCCTGTGCGCAGGAAGTGATGGAAGCTTATGAGACACGCAAAAAGGCGCTTGGGCTGATTGACTATGCCGACATGATTGCAGGCGCCGAGCGGCTATTGCGGACCGATCCGACAGTGCGACAGGCCGTGCTGGATGAAATCGACTGCGTCATCATCGACGAATTCCAGGACACCAACCCGGTGCAATTCGCGCTGCTCTGGCAGCTCGGTGCCCGCGCGCCGCGCACCCTGCTGGTGGGGGATGTCAAACAGTCGATCATGGGTTTTCAGGGCGCTGATCCGCGCCTGTCTCAGGCGCTGGCGGCGGCCAACCCCGATGCGACGCAGCCCCTTGACCGCAATTGGCGGTCTACACCGGCGGTGATGGACTTCGTCAATGCTATGGGCGCCGGGCTGTTTGGCGCAGGCTACAACCCGTTAGCCCCGACGCGTGATCCTGTGTCCGGTCCTGCCTTAGAGGTTTTGAACATCGTCAAAGGCCGCGGGGTAAGAAAGTATTCGAAGCCGCAAGAGCATGTTGCAGAGCGCATCGCCCAGATTTTGCAGGTGGGGGAAACGATCACCGACCGGCAGAGCAAGACCCGGAGGAATGTGCGCCCCTCTGACATCGCTCTTCTGGTCTGCCGGCACGCGACCGCAGCCCGCTATGCCGAGGAATTGCGCGCTCGCGGCGTACCTGTCCGCATTGCCGAGGATGGCTGGGCGACAAGCCCGGTTGTTCAGGCGGCTCGCGCGGCGCTCAGCTATGCCGCGAACCCTAGCGATACGAATGCCGCGCTGGTCCTGCGCACCCTCGGCCCCGATCCGCTCAGCCTACAAGCCGCCATGCAAGCGCAGATCCAAGGGCGGTTGGAGGATGATCCGGTCCTCCTGCGCCTGGCGGCGCTGTCGGACCGCCTTGCTCGCTTGCCGATTTCCGATGCAGTGGACCTGGTGATCAATGCTTCTGGGCTGCGTATCTGGGCTGACCGTCAGCCCGACCCAGCACAGGCGCGTGCAGACCTTCTGCGGCTTGAAGCCGAAGCAAACGACTTCGAATCCGCGCACCGTGATCTCAAGGCGGCAGCCGGTTTCCATGGCGAAAGCGCCAAGGTGTTTCTTGGCTGGCTGGATGCCCGCGCCAGCGAGCGCGATTTCGACCGCCGTCCCGACCCCGCCGCCAACAGCGCCGAGGCGGTCGAGATCGTCACATGGCACGCCAGCAAGGGGCGTGAATGGCCGATCACCGTGGTTGCGGAATTCGACCACGGTATCGAAGACTGGCCGGGCAGCACCGCGACCCGGTTCACCGCGCTTCACGAGATCGACGATATGGACGCCGTGCTGGCCTCGGCCGCACTGATCCACACGTCAGGATTTGCCGCCCCGGAGGCCGAGCGGCGGTTCATTGAGGATCGGCGCCCGGATTTCGAGGCAAATGCGAAGAACCTTCTTTACGTCGCCATGACCCGAGCACGGGATCGGCTGGTGTTGGAGTGGCCAGGCTTCCTAAAAGAACGTGATGAGGAAGCTCCGGAAGCCAAGTGCCTGTTCCATGTTTTCACGGATGCCTGCGCGCCGCAGATCGGTGGTGATACACTGCGCATCGGCGGGATTGAGTGTCCGGCCATCATCAGGCAGTTGCCCGAACACGCGGGCTTCACCGCGTATTCGGAGGCCGAGAACACGGATACACCACGGCTCGGCCGCGATACCCCCTTGCCTGCTGTGGACTTGACCCCTTGGAGGTTGCAGCCATCGCAAGCTACCACGGCCCTGTCTGCACCAGAAAGCCAGGGTATCAAATTGGGAACACCATGGTCCCGTACAGTTAGTGACGCGGCCCGTGGGACAGCGATCCATCTTGCCTTGCGTACTTGCCTGACGCGGCCTGATCTTTCTGAATCCCTGCCCGCGGCTACCGGGTTGGACGATACAACTCTGGAACTGGTCGCGGAGCGGGCGACAGTGCTGAACGCCTGGCTTGCGGCCGATGGCTACACCGATCTACTTTGTGAAATCCCTCTTCTAGGACGTACTAAAGAGGGTGCGGAAATTCCCGGAATGATCGACCTGCTGGCAGTTGGGCCGAAGGGATGCCTGTTGATCGATCACAAGACCGGCGGTGCAGGTGAGGGTTTTGGACTCTACTGGCCACAGCTCTCCAGCTACGCCGCACTGGTGGAAAGACTTTTCCCGCAGCATCCGCTTCAAGGAGTGGCTGCGTTCTGGGTTGACCATGGGCTATTGGAATTGGCCAAGCCACAATATCTCGGGGAGGAATCTGACCTCACCGTATCCTGTTAA
- a CDS encoding DUF6361 family protein, with product MSYLAWIDFDPEERRRAQTLIDLFKQPEARDELGLGTIRDGLADLLFPGTSTIQTRIRYMLFVPWIYREAQQRRASQAERTMIARELEFELSEALLRGGEREDVIGRLAGRSLKRLPSSVYWAGIYTLGIRTLAGNQATFLSYGSESLKDHDLRLWCTSLPDVPEKLFEQVNFKLLPKEADFLRDRIAASAKTSLLNELASKQKKFSEDWAWQVHEDSVSDRNRSIIRHAERFSGVMHGASILYNLLLALRAAERPNAKAHGEAATLVEEYRQSLETWRGELKHLALQSWDLDDLFQIVGTTSHNLTQSSRDFVRTWLEITLQSNKSLERDQEAIDLLRQREQTLKRMKARLLHDAPLERWSGASGLARLDFRWAVARRYLGELVDVG from the coding sequence ATGTCCTACCTTGCCTGGATCGATTTTGACCCTGAAGAACGGCGTAGAGCTCAAACCCTCATAGATCTGTTCAAGCAGCCCGAAGCACGTGATGAGCTTGGTCTGGGTACGATCCGCGACGGGCTGGCTGATCTCCTCTTTCCGGGCACCAGCACTATTCAAACACGGATACGCTACATGCTGTTCGTTCCTTGGATCTATCGGGAAGCACAGCAGCGAAGGGCAAGTCAAGCAGAGCGGACGATGATCGCTCGTGAGCTCGAGTTCGAACTGAGCGAAGCGCTTCTGCGCGGCGGAGAGCGCGAAGATGTGATCGGCCGCCTCGCTGGACGGAGCCTAAAGAGGCTCCCGTCGAGCGTCTATTGGGCTGGCATTTATACGTTAGGCATCCGCACATTAGCGGGTAATCAGGCGACATTCTTGTCCTATGGGAGCGAGAGTCTAAAGGATCATGACCTCAGATTATGGTGCACAAGTCTCCCCGATGTGCCCGAAAAGCTGTTCGAGCAAGTGAACTTTAAACTTTTGCCCAAAGAGGCAGATTTCCTGCGTGATCGCATTGCTGCTAGTGCCAAAACAAGCTTGCTGAACGAACTGGCCTCGAAACAGAAAAAATTCAGCGAGGATTGGGCTTGGCAAGTCCACGAGGACTCGGTCTCCGACCGGAATCGATCCATTATCCGTCATGCGGAGCGCTTTTCGGGTGTGATGCACGGCGCAAGCATCCTCTACAATCTGCTGCTTGCATTGCGAGCGGCGGAGCGCCCTAATGCCAAGGCGCATGGCGAAGCAGCCACATTGGTCGAAGAATACCGACAATCGCTTGAGACGTGGCGCGGAGAGCTTAAGCATCTCGCGCTTCAAAGTTGGGACTTGGACGACCTTTTCCAGATCGTTGGAACGACTAGTCACAACCTTACCCAGTCCTCTCGGGATTTCGTTCGAACTTGGCTCGAAATTACGCTTCAAAGCAACAAGTCACTGGAGAGAGACCAAGAAGCCATCGATCTTCTGAGGCAGCGCGAACAGACGTTGAAGCGCATGAAGGCCCGGTTACTTCACGATGCACCCCTAGAACGCTGGTCAGGCGCTTCAGGTCTCGCACGGCTGGATTTCCGCTGGGCAGTTGCGCGCCGCTACCTAGGGGAGCTTGTAGATGTCGGCTGA
- a CDS encoding phospholipase D family protein: MSADSPFDPENRELYTALVRAPDGYSFGHAIATTYSLDFETALAIPISIVFRDAENRDEMMRSPLALLQSVERLADRIAVYCDRGRIKEANPNTARLMALYEKTIVEVAAPGGGAFHPKLWCIRFEPQKKSDPVRIRVAILSRNLTNDRCWDLALALDGAVHDEENNDNRALTKLLRALPRLTNPATRPAPPKFLPSLISDLERTWWEGLPAGATKVSFAVNGLDGDGWVLPHGEKLAVLSPFVTAPVLERFAKGYGSRENRQLISRAEELDGIDPEVRERFSISTLDERATEYEAEATDGPKSSDLEGLHAKAYLVERGSRLQIHLGSANATTAATIPTKGGKTQNVEVMATLDGPKTRMGTIDDALFSEAFQRLLAIYTPSDPPILDEAVKAEKKLEEIRACISALPLDLCCSEVDDLIQLELQLATKDKRVLLPDGVRCFVRAITIPNEQGYDASRLLSGSDTVLALGAVPLGDVTRWLGIRLLHEKTKVELTFTLGARLVGVPEGRDAAVLRAHIANVGNFLRYLSLLLGTLGEGSFLESDTGGEGQWLRSLGDGTTSLLEPMVRALHLESGELDEIGRLIERLDDPAGNETIVPKDFLALWKSFEPLITRKRGRR; encoded by the coding sequence ATGTCGGCTGACTCGCCATTCGACCCTGAGAACCGTGAACTCTATACTGCGCTCGTGCGTGCACCGGATGGCTACAGCTTCGGGCATGCCATTGCCACTACGTACTCGCTCGATTTTGAGACGGCGCTTGCCATTCCGATTAGCATCGTGTTCCGCGATGCGGAGAACAGAGACGAAATGATGCGAAGCCCTCTTGCGTTGCTGCAGAGTGTTGAGCGCTTGGCCGACCGCATCGCCGTCTACTGCGATCGAGGCCGCATCAAGGAGGCTAATCCGAATACTGCGAGGCTGATGGCACTCTACGAGAAGACCATTGTGGAGGTCGCGGCCCCGGGAGGAGGTGCATTCCATCCAAAGCTGTGGTGCATTCGTTTTGAGCCCCAAAAGAAGTCCGATCCTGTTCGAATCAGAGTGGCCATACTTTCAAGGAATCTCACCAATGATCGTTGCTGGGACCTCGCATTGGCTCTCGATGGTGCCGTACACGATGAAGAGAATAATGATAACCGCGCACTGACAAAGTTGCTGCGCGCCCTACCAAGGCTAACGAATCCAGCCACCCGGCCTGCACCTCCGAAATTCTTGCCTTCGCTAATCTCGGATTTGGAACGAACTTGGTGGGAGGGTCTCCCTGCGGGTGCAACAAAGGTCAGCTTTGCGGTCAATGGCCTTGATGGTGACGGCTGGGTACTTCCCCACGGCGAAAAGCTAGCGGTTCTTTCTCCCTTTGTCACCGCTCCCGTGCTCGAAAGGTTCGCCAAGGGATACGGATCGAGAGAGAATCGCCAACTCATCTCGCGGGCAGAGGAACTCGACGGCATAGATCCGGAAGTGCGAGAGCGTTTCTCAATCTCAACGCTCGATGAGCGTGCAACTGAGTATGAAGCCGAAGCGACGGATGGGCCGAAGTCGTCAGATCTCGAAGGTCTTCATGCAAAAGCCTACCTCGTGGAACGAGGATCCCGGCTTCAGATCCACCTCGGTTCGGCAAATGCTACCACGGCTGCGACGATTCCAACCAAGGGGGGGAAGACGCAAAATGTCGAGGTGATGGCAACATTGGACGGCCCGAAGACGCGCATGGGTACAATCGACGATGCCCTTTTCTCCGAAGCGTTTCAGAGGTTGCTTGCGATTTACACGCCGAGCGATCCACCGATCCTGGACGAGGCCGTAAAGGCGGAAAAGAAGCTGGAGGAAATAAGGGCGTGCATCTCGGCGCTGCCACTTGATCTCTGTTGTTCTGAAGTGGACGACCTGATCCAACTTGAGCTGCAACTGGCCACCAAAGACAAGCGCGTTTTGCTGCCGGATGGCGTCAGATGTTTTGTTAGGGCCATCACAATTCCTAATGAACAGGGATACGATGCGAGCAGATTGCTGTCTGGCTCTGATACGGTGCTTGCATTGGGTGCTGTACCTCTTGGCGATGTTACACGCTGGCTCGGAATTCGACTGCTCCATGAGAAGACGAAGGTGGAACTGACGTTCACACTTGGAGCGCGCTTGGTCGGCGTTCCAGAGGGCCGTGACGCAGCCGTTCTTCGTGCCCACATCGCGAACGTCGGCAACTTCCTACGCTATCTCAGTCTGCTGCTCGGCACGCTTGGTGAGGGAAGCTTTCTGGAAAGCGATACGGGTGGCGAAGGTCAGTGGCTTCGCAGCTTGGGCGATGGAACCACTTCGCTTCTCGAGCCGATGGTGCGAGCGCTGCATCTGGAAAGTGGCGAGCTAGACGAGATCGGCCGCCTGATCGAGCGGCTCGATGACCCGGCCGGTAACGAAACCATTGTTCCAAAGGATTTTCTCGCGCTGTGGAAAAGCTTCGAGCCTCTAATAACGAGAAAGAGGGGACGCAGGTGA
- a CDS encoding mediator of RNA polymerase II transcription subunit 4: MDDRIEDSDIEVSYLACIDGHGREAEILRTLQAVTAELDRLVDGDLFLLARLFGAMTASLYSEAQKTGTEPDEAPEISAAMLIDAMTAHSDPSDTEPDAEADIREAAPTPWSVSNDMRYSKEGRRLHLLQFGDDVAGSGAITYEDLPLDLEKTAETLNGIEAGYLRAAREASLEVRSVSPAREVGEETNYEDENIFYADRHLYHGYLWRGHVRGFLGDCVRRFDISSIDRLDEICRRLPTHLAAIVVDEMRGVAEDVRSLAAATSGAVAEGMPVQDFRDMVAERDFSRFPMVKVNPWLGDLCRDGHLVKGTKGSRVAYWPGPAGWPFPS, encoded by the coding sequence ATGGACGACCGGATCGAAGATAGCGACATCGAAGTCTCCTACCTCGCCTGCATCGATGGCCATGGCCGGGAAGCGGAAATCCTCCGGACCTTACAGGCGGTCACTGCGGAGCTCGACAGACTTGTTGACGGCGACCTTTTTCTTCTGGCGAGACTCTTCGGCGCCATGACAGCTAGTCTCTACTCGGAGGCGCAAAAAACCGGCACTGAGCCAGACGAGGCGCCTGAAATCAGCGCTGCGATGCTCATTGACGCGATGACCGCGCACTCGGATCCTTCCGACACGGAGCCGGACGCAGAGGCAGACATCCGCGAAGCGGCTCCCACGCCCTGGAGCGTTTCGAACGACATGAGGTACAGTAAGGAAGGCCGCCGCCTGCACTTACTGCAGTTTGGTGACGACGTTGCGGGGTCCGGGGCAATCACGTATGAGGATTTGCCGCTAGACCTGGAAAAAACTGCCGAGACCCTGAACGGGATCGAAGCGGGCTATCTTCGGGCAGCGCGCGAGGCTTCCCTCGAGGTCCGGTCAGTATCGCCTGCCCGAGAGGTCGGCGAGGAGACGAACTATGAGGACGAAAACATCTTCTACGCCGACCGGCATCTCTACCACGGCTATCTTTGGCGTGGGCATGTGCGCGGCTTCTTGGGCGATTGCGTCCGACGTTTCGACATCTCGTCGATAGACCGCTTGGATGAGATCTGCCGAAGACTGCCAACCCACCTCGCCGCCATCGTTGTCGATGAAATGCGGGGCGTGGCCGAGGATGTCCGGTCCTTGGCTGCGGCCACGTCCGGCGCAGTCGCCGAGGGCATGCCGGTCCAAGACTTCCGCGACATGGTCGCGGAAAGGGATTTCTCCCGATTTCCTATGGTCAAGGTGAATCCTTGGCTCGGCGATCTCTGTCGCGACGGTCATCTAGTTAAGGGGACGAAAGGCAGCCGCGTGGCCTATTGGCCGGGTCCGGCCGGCTGGCCGTTCCCGTCCTGA